The following proteins are co-located in the bacterium genome:
- a CDS encoding rod shape-determining protein — translation MFDSFLGIFSNDLAIDLGTANTLVYVKGRGIVSNEPTVVAVQQNGRNSRKVVAIGKEAKNMRGRTPNGVTAVRPMKDGVIADFEVTEEMLRHFIQKAHNRKIFARPRVIICVPFGITEVEKRAVKESAESAGAREVYLVEEPMAAAIGAGLPISEPCGSMIVDIGGGTTEVAVISLKGIVYSKSVRVGGDKMDEAIVNFVKRAYNLSIGEQTAEKVKIAIGAALATGEQHKVEIRGRDLIEGVPKTIVVAEDEIREALQEPLKQIVEAVKQALEKTPPELAGDIMDRGITLSGGGALLRNLDLLLHQETGLPVMLAEDPLSAVVIGSGKILDQPDLLREVTLQ, via the coding sequence ATTTTCGATTCTTTCCTTGGTATTTTTTCAAACGATTTGGCAATCGACTTAGGTACTGCAAACACACTCGTCTATGTCAAAGGTCGCGGGATTGTTTCGAACGAACCAACGGTAGTTGCGGTGCAACAAAACGGCCGTAACAGTCGTAAGGTTGTTGCCATCGGCAAAGAAGCGAAAAACATGCGTGGCCGCACCCCTAACGGGGTCACTGCTGTGCGCCCCATGAAAGATGGAGTGATTGCTGATTTTGAAGTTACCGAAGAAATGTTGCGGCATTTTATTCAGAAAGCACACAACCGCAAAATCTTTGCTCGCCCGCGAGTTATCATCTGCGTTCCTTTTGGTATTACTGAAGTTGAAAAGCGCGCCGTGAAAGAATCAGCTGAATCAGCTGGAGCTCGCGAAGTCTATCTCGTCGAAGAACCAATGGCTGCCGCAATCGGGGCAGGCCTTCCGATTTCTGAGCCTTGCGGATCAATGATTGTTGATATTGGTGGTGGGACGACCGAAGTTGCCGTAATTTCACTTAAAGGAATTGTCTATTCAAAGTCAGTTCGCGTTGGTGGCGATAAAATGGATGAGGCCATCGTTAATTTCGTAAAACGTGCCTATAACCTCTCAATTGGTGAACAGACGGCTGAAAAAGTTAAAATCGCAATTGGCGCTGCTCTGGCTACAGGGGAACAGCATAAGGTAGAAATCCGCGGACGCGACTTAATCGAGGGCGTGCCTAAGACAATCGTTGTAGCTGAAGACGAGATTCGCGAAGCGCTCCAGGAGCCACTTAAGCAAATCGTTGAAGCAGTTAAACAAGCTCTAGAGAAAACCCCACCTGAACTTGCCGGAGATATCATGGACCGCGGCATTACTCTGTCAGGCGGCGGCGCATTATTACGTAACTTAGACCTCTTACTCCATCAAGAGACAGGCCTGCCAGTCATGCTCGCTGAGGACCCGCTTTCTGCAGTCGTAATTGGCTCAGGTAAAATCCTCGATCAGCCCGATCTGTTGCGAGAAGTTACCCTACAGTAG
- the mreC gene encoding rod shape-determining protein MreC, producing the protein MEFLRRHSLILTSLLLFVSSLQLMSASVKDPELARSGSRGLQYLLAPVQALHHGSVSSFSSIWNRYIDLVNVEVERTELAQRLKALEAENSRLLEFESENKRLRELLTFSTETGFEGATANVIGHDALHRVRSITIDKGRADGIDVGLAVVDGHGIIGQTIVATDHSARVLLLTDSTSAVDAIVQGSRAPGIAEGDGLDKLRLRYVLKEYPIAVGDRVIASGFGGIFPKGTLLGVVSKVDPHGHDLFQEVEFTPSVDLNRLETVMVILPTRHPQASVNVTPKNNSQPAQTKPN; encoded by the coding sequence ATGGAATTTCTACGCCGCCATAGCTTGATCTTAACTTCACTCTTGCTTTTTGTAAGTTCTTTGCAGCTTATGTCGGCTAGCGTGAAAGATCCTGAACTTGCTCGCAGTGGTTCACGCGGCTTGCAGTATCTGCTTGCACCAGTGCAAGCGCTACACCACGGCTCGGTATCCTCCTTTAGTTCAATCTGGAACCGCTATATCGACTTGGTTAACGTAGAAGTTGAAAGAACGGAGCTGGCCCAGCGCCTGAAAGCTCTTGAAGCAGAGAACTCGAGACTACTTGAGTTTGAAAGCGAAAATAAAAGGCTCCGCGAACTATTAACTTTTTCCACAGAGACTGGCTTTGAAGGAGCAACTGCCAATGTGATCGGACATGACGCTTTACACCGGGTGAGGTCGATCACCATTGACAAGGGACGCGCCGATGGCATTGACGTTGGATTGGCAGTTGTCGATGGGCATGGAATTATTGGCCAGACAATTGTCGCCACCGACCACAGCGCTCGTGTTTTGTTGTTAACAGACAGCACCAGTGCAGTTGATGCCATCGTTCAAGGTAGCCGTGCCCCAGGGATCGCTGAAGGCGATGGTCTAGATAAATTACGTTTACGTTATGTACTTAAAGAATATCCAATTGCGGTTGGAGACCGCGTTATTGCTTCGGGTTTTGGCGGGATTTTTCCTAAGGGAACCTTACTTGGCGTAGTCTCAAAGGTTGATCCACATGGCCATGATTTATTTCAAGAAGTTGAATTTACGCCCAGCGTTGATTTGAACCGCTTGGAAACTGTGATGGTGATTTTACCTACACGTCACCCCCAAGCATCTGTAAATGTAACTCCTAAAAACAACTCTCAGCCAGCGCAAACAAAACCAAATTAA